In Trifolium pratense cultivar HEN17-A07 linkage group LG7, ARS_RC_1.1, whole genome shotgun sequence, a genomic segment contains:
- the LOC123897495 gene encoding protein CHUP1, chloroplastic-like — MMVIMMKKEEKGMKPILVNFGLALALSFAGFICSRLRITTINHSDPNPNSPTSGHESEVNLGDELGAKFSTSNTASEEETRTNELRSENSPIDLLGNSKQNGDKDEFLLPEFDELVKEVEFEVEAPGLKVGSSKGYTVPDKDNYEQEISHLRDMVRLLQDKEQNLEFQLLEYCGLREQETVVMELQNRLKITNMEVKMFNLKAKNLQSENRRLKEQVADHAKVLAELDTAKAKIELLNKEIRCDAEQDKEQIVTLQRRVAKLQDQECKDAACDQDIKVKLQKQKVLELEVEELRKSNSRLHTEISDLTRRFDSTQIVANDANRESERLRIENEDLMKKIEQLQSDRCSDLEELVYMRWINACLRYELRNYQPPRSKTVAKDLSKSLSPNSEKKAKQLILEYADANGSGSIVDFDFDQWSSSQASSITDSGEYDDFSSVDNSSAARSNTKFFSKLKRLIQGKDSRASTRYQEDINSPRLSTSTGIDRRASFDFSTSMSMKERNRRYSSLSRDGSLPGSLGIEKSDLEKYAEALKDSSVNTKYQRRGRSTSFS; from the exons ATGATGGTGATAATGATGAAGAAGGAGGAGAAGGGTATGAAGCCTATTTTAGTGAATTTTGGTTTGGCTTTGGCTCTTTCTTTTGCTGGATTTATCTGCTCACGCCTCAGAATCACAACAATCAACCACTCTGATCCTAATCCTAACTCACCCACTTCAG GTCATGAAAGTGAAGTTAATTTAGGAGATGAATTGGGAGCTAAATTCAGTACTTCCAATACTGCTTCAGAG GAAGAAACACGCACCAACGAGTTGAGGAGTGAAAATTCTCCTATTGATCTTCTCGGTAACAGCAAACAAAATGGAGATAAAGATGAGTTCCTCTTACCTGAATTTGACGAGCTCGTTAAGGAGGTAGAGTTTGAAGTAGAGGCGCCGGGGTTAAAAGTAGGATCTTCTAAAGGATATACAGTTCCTGATAAGGATAACTATGAACAAGAGATAAGTCATCTCAGAGACATGGTTAGATTGCTTCAAGACAAGGAACAAAATCTTGAGTTTCAGTTGCTTGAGTACTGTGGTCTTAGAGAGCAAGAAACAGTTGTGATGGAGCTTCAAAATAGATTGAAGATAACTAATATGGAGGTAAAGATGTTCAATCTGAAGGCTAAAAACTTACAGTCTGAGAATCGGAGATTAAAAGAACAGGTTGCCGATCATGCAAAGGTGTTGGCCGAGCTTGACACCGCAAAGGCGAAAATCGAACTACTCAATAAGGAAATTAGGTGTGATGCTGAACAGGATAAGGAACAGATCGTTACTCTTCAACGAAGAGTGGCCAAGTTGCAAGACCAAGAGTGCAAAGATGCTGCTTGTGATCAAGATATTAAAGTAAAGCTGCAAAAGCAAAAGGTTCTTGAGTTGGAAGTAGAAGAATTGAGGAAATCTAATTCAAGATTGCATACAGAGATTTCTGACTTGACTCGAAGATTCGATTCTACGCAGATCGTTGCTAATGATGCGAACCGAGAAAGTGAGCGTCTTAGAATAGAAAACGAGGACTTGATGAAGAAAATTGAGCAACTACAATCCGATCGATGTTCAGATCTTGAAGAGTTAGTGTACATGCGGTGGATAAACGCTTGCTTACGATATGAGCTGCGAAATTATCAGCCTCCGCGCAGTAAAACAGTTGCAAAGGATTTGAGTAAAAGCTTAAGCCCCAATTCTGAGAAGAAAGCCAAACAGCTTATACTTGAATATGCTGATGCTAATGGATCAGGGAGTATTGTGGACTTTGATTTTGATCAATGGTCCTCCTCGCAAGCTTCTTCTATTACTGACTCCGGAGAGTATGATGATTTTTCTTCTGTTGATAATTCATCTGCTGCCAGAAGCAACACCAAATTTTTTAGCAAGCTTAAGAGACTGATACAAGGAAAGGATAGTCGGGCTTCAACTAGATATCAAGAAGATATCAATTCTCCACGGCTGAGTACATCAACTGGAATTGATCGTAGAGCGTCTTTTGATTTCTCAACATCGATGAGTATGAAGGAAAGGAATAGGAGATACTCAAGTTTAAGTAGAGATGGTTCCTTACCAGGTTCTTTAGGCATAGAGAAATCCGATTTGGAGAAATATGCAGAAGCTCTAAAAGATTCTAGTGTGAATACTAAATATCAAAGACGTGGAAGATCAACATCATTTAGTTAG
- the LOC123897493 gene encoding uncharacterized protein LOC123897493, with amino-acid sequence MDISQAKLARFNRKQYQHKQSSNKNVESKGNVRARKVSQRKIAMFDGMSSMTQDSSLSHSNLENVQPLDINPSVQPLEINPNYTLISGSIAKRKADRIPLSPLNPSSTMTQNISQDLNLTVQSKRIRTPNPKYFSPTSCFINTLTEDTYNTPKSTRRSEYQKGSNSASDKVTNSAYSNVINPTFENDQGKFSRKVPLQNKYIGVQRLDFENVTQGSSEVIDELDDFKSTFYATSETEAIVNFGLPEFTCTKCYAELWYEERSEKTRTGNQIEFSICCQKGEVKLPLLKRPPKLLLDLINGHDRRSSNFKENIRAYNSMFAFTSMGGQINDNINDGSGPPQFILGGQNYHRIGSLLPEAGTTPKFAQLYVFDTQNEVNNRAKAFSSDNKNTKKDAIDLTLVKDLQDMIYSCNPLAQAYRKVKDAFESGSEHHFSLRLYRNREKDSRMHNIPTADEVAGLIVGDFEDSDIGRDVIINERKYGLTRIHETHVLFLPLQYPLIFPRGENGWEPNIPRYFEQEVNKEKKRERVTIREFVAFRLQERKMEFGNILSAKRLLQQFVVDAYTMLEAQRLSFIRENQSKIRQDVLSGLQEAVDRGDVDASLVGKRIIIPDSFTGGPRYMFNNSQDAMGICKRFGYPDLFITVTCNANWPEIRDFIRPKGLQPSDRPDIVCRVFKMKLDQMMFDFKKNQIFGKVIGGMYTVEFQKRGLPHLISAEIPHPKLYPKLHAVVSSFMMHGPCGDANLSSPCMNGSRRCSKFFPKKFKSVTSIDDEGYPSYRRRDTGVFVDKKGVKLDNGFVVPYNPFLLMRYQAHINVEACNKSNAIKYLFKYVNKGHDRSNIMISKGKRVAKDDDSLDEIKRFYDCRYLSPSEAVWRLFKFDIHQKFPAVIRLSIHLENQQSIKFNDNSTLHNVVSYREMIDTMFLAWFKANMEYEEARNLTYAEFPTKFVFNTQDHRWQPRKQGFSIGRLTYVPVGAGELYYLRVLLTKAKGCTSYESIKTVDGKLCKTFQEACSEMGLLKDDQEFKDALIESYETATGGEMRSLFVRLLNMNTMSNPYDVWISTWKLLADGILYNRRRALNLPELQISDDDLQTLCLIEIQKLLMANGRSLSDYKTMPVPFDEDLDMFENKLIADELSYNRDELAVLHASLVEQLNEEQREVYQKIMTSVLAESGEFYFLYGYGGTGKTFLWKTLSAALRSQGKIVLNVASSGIASLLLPNGKTAHSTFCIPLEINEKSTCNITQDSVRANLLRAASLIIWDEAPMMNRYCFEAFDRTMKDVMSKVDKNNNSKPFGGKVVVLGGDFRQILPVVRKGSRGDIVNRTICSSKLWMHCNVLNLTKNMRLKSDSTDKAQAELKEFADWILKIGDGLLNSDDNGEAQIQIPEDLCISDVDKPLLSLVNFVYPNIVTNIGEPNFFEDQSILAPTLEVVEQVNDFVLSMIPGEEKSYLSCDTPCKSDEDYEVQSDWFTSEFLNDIQCSGVPNHRLTLKVGVPIMLLRNIDQASGLCNGTRLQVRDLGKNIIKASIITGKHAGDMVFLPRMDLVPNDSGLPFKFSRRQFPICLCFAMTINKSQGQSMSKVGLYLPRPVFTHGQLYVAISRVTTKRGLKMVILDEDGKPCTTTLNVVYPEIFESL; translated from the exons ATGGATATATCTCAAGCAAAGCTAGCAAGATTTAATAGAAAGCAGTACCAACATAAGCAATCCAGCAATAAGAATGTTGAATCTAAAG GAAATGTTAGAGCAAGGAAGGTCTCACAAAGAAAGATTGCAATGTTTGATGGAATGAGTTCAATGACACAAGATTCAAGTTTATCTCATTCAAATTTAG AGAATGTCCAGCCACTGGACATAAATCCCAGTGTTCAACCACTGGAGATAAATCCCAACTACACCCTTATAAGCGGTTCAATTGCTAAGAGGAAAGCGGATAGGATTCCTCTATCACCTTTGAATCCAA GTTCTACTATGACTCAAAACATATCTCAAGATTTGAACTTAACCGTTCAATCAAAAAGAATCCGAACTCCAAATCCCAAGTACTTTTCTCCTACATCGTGTTTCATTAACACTCTCACAGAAGATACATACAATACTCCAAAATCAACACGACGGAGTGAATACCAAAAAG gATCTAATTCAGCTTCTGATAAAGTTACCAATTCAGCTTATTCAAATGTTATCAATCCTACTTTTGAAAATGATCAGGGAAAATTCTCAAGGAAAGTTCCACTACAAAATAAATACATTGGTGTTCAAAGATTAGATTTTGAGAATGTCACACAAG GGTCTTCTGAAGTAATAGATGAACTTGATGATTTCAAATCAACATTCTATGCAACTTCTGAAACCGAAG CTATCGTTAATTTTGGGCTTCCGGAATTTACATGCACAAAGTGCTATGCTGAACTGTGGTATGAGGAAAGATCAGAAAAAACAAGAACTGGAAATCAAATTGAGTTTTCTATTTGCTGTCAAAAAGGAGAAGTGAAACTACCTCTTTTAAAAAGACCTCCAAAACTATTGCTAGATTTAATAAATGGTCATGATCGAAGGAGCAGTAACTTTAAGGAGAACATTAGAGCTTACAATAGCATGTTTGCGTTCACTTCAATGGGTGGTCAAATAAACGATAACATCAACGATGGCAGCGGACCTCCTCAATTTATATTAGGTGGTCAAAATTACCATAGAATTGGTTCTTTATTACCCGAGGCAGGAACCACTCCAAAGTTTGCACAGCTGTATGTATTTGATACACAAAATGAAGTTAATAATAGAGCTAAAGCTTTCAG CTCtgataataaaaatacaaagaaagaTGCAATTGATCTTACTTTAGTTAAAGACCTCCAAGATATGATATATAGTTGTAATCCACTTGCACAAGCTTATAGGAAAGTCAAAGATGCATTTGAATCCGGCAGTGAGCATCATTTTTCATTAAGATTATATCGAAATCGTGAAAAAGATTCGAGGATGCATAATATTCCTACAGCTGATGAGGTGGCAGGTTTGATAGTAGGAGATTTTGAAGATTCTGATATTGGAAGAGATGTCATTATCAATGAAAGGAAATATGGATTGACTAGGATTCATGAAACTCATGTGTTGTTCTTGCCTCTTCAATATCCCTTAATCTTTCCGCGTGGTGAAAATGGTTGGGAACCAAATATTCCACGTTATTTTGAACAAGAAGTaaataaggaaaagaaaagagaaagagtTACAATCAGAGAATTTGTTGCTTTTCGacttcaagaaagaaaaatggaaTTTGGCAACATTTTGTCTGCTAAAAGGTTGTTGCAACAGTTTGTTGTTGATGCTTACACCATGTTAGAAGCCCAGCGTCTGTCATTCATAAGAGAAAACCAATCTAAAATTCGCCAGGATGTTCTTAGTGGTCTACAAGAAGCTGTTGATAGGGGTGATGTAGATGCTTCATTAGTAGGGAAGCGTATTATTATACCAGATTCTTTCACCGGAGGTCCAAGATATATGTTCAACAATAGTCAGGATGCAATGGGAATCTGTAAGAGGTTTGGTTATCCGGATCTTTTCATTACAGTTACATGTAATGCAAATTGGCCGGAAATACGTGACTTCATTCGTCCCAAAGGTCTTCAACCATCTGATCGACCGGATATTGTCTGTAGAGTCTTCAAGATGAAGTTAGATCAAATGATGTTTgacttcaaaaaaaatcaaatcttcGGCAAGGTTATAGGAG GCATGTATACTGTTGAATTTCAAAAAAGAGGGCTTCCACAT TTAATCTCAGCTGAAATTCCTCATCCTAAATTATATCCAAAACTACATGCTGTTGTTTCTTCATTTATGATGCATGGTCCATGTGGTGATGCCAATCTCAGTTCTCCTTGCATGAATGGTAGTCGTCGATGCTCAAAATTCTTTCCTAAGAAATTTAAATCAGTAACAAGTATCGATGATGAAGGATATCCCAGTTACAGGAGACGTGATACCGGAGTATTTGTAGACAAGAAGGGAGTGAAGCTGGACAACGGCTTTGTTGTGCCATACAATCCTTTTCTTTTGATGAGGTATCAAGCTCATATTAATGTTGAAGCTTGCAATAAGTCCAATGCCATCAAATACCTTTTTAAATATGTTAATAAAGGTCATGACCGATCAAATATAATGATCTCGAAAggcaaaagggtagcaaaagaTGATGATAGTCTTGACgaaattaaaagattttatgATTGTCGATATCTATCTCCGTCCGAAGCTGTTTGGAGACTATTTAAATTTGACATTCATCAAAAATTCCCAGCTGTGATTAGATTGTCAATTCATTTAGAAAATCAGCAATCTATCAAGTTTAATGATAACAGTACACTTCATAATGTTGTCAGTTACCGTGAAATGATCgacacaatgtttcttgcatggTTTAAAGCAAATATGGAATATGAAGAAGCTCGAAATCTGACTTATGCAGAATTTCCTACaaagtttgtttttaatacTCAAGATCATCGTTGGCAACCAAGGAAGCAGGGTTTTAGCATTGGAAGGCTTACATATGTGCCCGTAGGAGCTGGTGAGTTATACTACTTGAGGGTTTTGTTGACAAAGGCAAAGGGGTGCACAAGTTACGAAAGTATCAAAACAGTGGATGGAAAACTATGCAAAACATTTCAAGAGGCATGCAGTGAAATGGGTCTTTTAAAAGATGATCAGGAATTCAAAGATGCACTTATTGAATCTTATGAAACAGCTACAGGTGGTGAGATGAGAAGTTTGTTTGTTAGATTGTTGAACATGAATACAATGAGTAATCCATACGATGTATGGATTTCTACTTGGAAATTACTAGCCGATGGTATTCTTTATAATAGAAGAAGAGCACTCAATCTTCCAG AATTGCAAATATCTGACGATGATTTGCAAACTCTTTGTCTAATTGAGATTCAAAAATTATTGATGGCAAATGGAAGATCGTTAAGTGATTATAAGACTATGCCTGTACCTTTTGATGAAGATCTCGACATGTTTGAAAACAAACTCATAGCCGATGAACTCAGTTACAATAGAGATGAATTAGCTGTTCTGCATGCAAGTTTAGTTGAACAACTGAATGAAGAGCAACGTGAGGTGTATCAAAAAATCATGACATCAGTTTTAGCTGAAAGCGGTGAGTTTTACTTTTTGTATGGATATGGAGGTACTGGGAAAACTTTCTTATGGAAAACACTCTCGGCTGCTTTAAGATCTCAAGGTAAAATTGTCCTTAATGTTGCTTCAAGCGGTATTGCTTCACTATTGCTTCCTAATGGAAAAACAGCTCATTCAACCTTTTGCATCCCATTGGAAATAAATGAGAAATCTACTTGCAATATTACACAAGATTCTGTGAGAGCTAATTTGTTAAGGGCAGCAAGTCTTATCATATGGGATGAAGCTCCGATGATGAATCGATATTGTTTTGAAGCATTTGATCGTACAATGAAGGATGTGATGTCAAAGGTAGATAAAAACAACAATTCTAAGCCTTTCGGTGGAAAGGTTGTTGTTCTAGGTGGTGACTTCAGACAAATATTGCCTGTAGTtagaaaaggttcaagaggagATATTGTGAATAGAACAATATGCTCATCAAAATTATGGATGCATTGCAATGTTTTGAACTTGACAAAAAACATGAGGCTGAAAAGTGATTCAACGGACAAGGCACAAGCTGAGCTTAAAGAATTTGCTGATTGGATATTGAAAATTGGAGATGGCCTACTAAATTCAGATGACAATGGAGAGGCACAAATTCAAATTCCTGAAGATTTGTGTATTTCAGATGTTGATAAGCCGTTGCTTTCTTTGGTTAattttgtttatccaaatattgTAACCAATATTGGGGAACCAAACTTTTTTGAAGATCAATCAATACTTGCTCCAACTTTAGAAGTTGTTGAACAGGtaaatgattttgttttatctATGATTCCCGGTGAAGAAAAAAGCTATTTAAGTTGTGATACACCATGCAAATCTGATGAAGATTATGAAGTTCAAAGCGATTGGTTTACATCGGAATTTTTAAATGATATTCAATGTTCCGGGGTACCCAATCATCGCTTAACACTCAAAGTTGGTGTTCCTATTATGTTGTTGCGAAATATTGATCAAGCTAGCGGACTTTGCAACGGTACTAGACTACAAGTTAGGGACTTGGGAAAGAACATCATTAAAGCTTCAATTATCACCGGAAAACATGCTGGTGATATGGTCTTTCTTCCAAGGATGGACTTGGTTCCTAATGATTCTGGCCTTCCTTTCAAGTTTTCTCGCCGTCAATTTCCTATATGCTTATGTTTTGCAATGACAATCAATAAAAGCCAAGGACAGTCTATGTCCAAGGTTGGACTTTATTTACCTCGACCAGTTTTTACTCATGGTCAGCTCTATGTAGCCATTTCTAGAGTGACAACCAAGAGAGGATTGAAGATGGTTATATTAGACGAAGATGGAAAGCCATGCACCACCACTCTAAATGTGGTATATCCTGAGATTTTTGAATCTTTGTAG